One Lysinibacillus fusiformis genomic window carries:
- a CDS encoding carbohydrate ABC transporter permease: MFVLYPILAALSYSFFEWKGMSRGDFVGFQNFVTLFTTEPYGSMFWNAFKHNVLYFVVQMVVMNGLALFLAFIIYQKIKGAEFFKAAFFLPRLLSVIVVGFLWKLILNPNFGTLNIILEKIGLESLQRAWLGDPDTALIAIILVNCWFGLGFGVLIFLAGFQSIPGELIEAARLDGAKGFTLMRTIYLPLMVPSITIMGVLTFIQSFEAFELVYAMQGSMGEPYYSTDTLAVFFYRLAFGSSTASGTTAIGLGSALATVLFLFILICTTVFLRFANKKDVQM; the protein is encoded by the coding sequence ATGTTTGTGTTATATCCGATTTTAGCGGCACTGTCCTATAGTTTTTTCGAGTGGAAAGGCATGTCGAGAGGAGATTTTGTAGGCTTTCAAAATTTCGTGACATTATTTACGACAGAGCCTTATGGATCCATGTTTTGGAATGCTTTCAAACATAATGTGTTGTATTTTGTAGTACAAATGGTCGTCATGAATGGTCTCGCTCTTTTTCTAGCATTTATTATTTATCAAAAAATAAAAGGTGCGGAGTTTTTTAAAGCGGCATTTTTTTTACCGCGATTATTATCAGTCATAGTTGTAGGATTTTTATGGAAGCTTATTTTAAATCCGAACTTTGGTACATTGAATATCATTTTAGAGAAAATCGGCTTGGAGAGCTTACAACGTGCATGGTTAGGTGATCCCGATACAGCCTTGATAGCCATTATTTTAGTGAATTGTTGGTTTGGACTTGGCTTTGGGGTACTTATTTTCTTAGCTGGATTTCAGAGTATTCCTGGTGAGTTAATAGAGGCAGCGAGGTTAGATGGGGCAAAGGGCTTCACGTTAATGCGTACAATATACCTGCCGTTAATGGTACCCTCCATTACGATTATGGGCGTGTTAACCTTCATTCAATCATTTGAAGCCTTTGAGCTTGTCTATGCTATGCAAGGGTCAATGGGAGAACCCTATTATTCAACAGATACACTGGCAGTATTCTTTTACCGTTTAGCATTTGGTAGTTCAACCGCATCAGGCACCACAGCGATTGGCTTAGGCTCGGCATTAGCCACGGTATTATTTTTATTCATTTTGATTTGTACGACGGTATTTTTACGATTTGCCAATAAAAAAGACGTGCAGATGTAG
- a CDS encoding ABC transporter substrate-binding protein yields the protein MVMKNRWLFMMFLLIVAALVGCSSTEEPAKETVPVTNTDDNTNEEVSLTIGSWRTEDVAKYEKVIALFNEKHPEIKVSFNPTKNTEYNTVLNTALQAGEGPDIFHLRPYAAGLKLAEAGFVEKINDLQGLSTYPEEALIASKDAEGNQYGVPINLSSTQFFYNKKIFADNGLEVPKTWDDFIKLNDTLLEKGITPIAMGTKESWLLSLLHGIVGPAIYEGNDFYKAVLAGEKDFTDPAFIESIQVMNDLKKYFPANSEGLGMDDIRTLFALEEAAMFPLGSWEIPVVLEMNPDLDFGYFPMPSKTGNKTVTTWVDGSFAINAKSKNKEAAKVFLAFLTTKEFGELFVREFSMISAIPGISSDNALLNDLSKSTENEATPYMWVTNFTGGDPTTKTVLETELQGMYLGQVKQEEVAAKVQDNAKTWFVPFQK from the coding sequence ATGGTTATGAAAAACAGATGGTTGTTTATGATGTTTTTGTTAATAGTAGCGGCTTTAGTAGGCTGTTCTTCAACTGAAGAACCAGCAAAAGAGACAGTACCTGTTACAAATACGGATGACAATACAAATGAAGAGGTTTCATTAACGATTGGTAGTTGGCGGACAGAGGACGTTGCCAAATACGAAAAAGTCATTGCCTTATTTAATGAGAAACATCCTGAAATAAAAGTTTCTTTTAATCCAACAAAAAATACAGAATATAACACAGTGCTTAACACAGCATTACAGGCGGGTGAAGGGCCAGATATTTTTCACTTACGTCCGTACGCAGCGGGTCTAAAGTTAGCTGAAGCGGGCTTCGTAGAAAAGATTAACGATTTACAAGGTTTAAGCACATATCCAGAAGAAGCATTAATTGCTTCAAAAGATGCGGAAGGCAACCAATATGGCGTCCCGATTAATTTAAGTTCCACACAGTTCTTCTACAACAAAAAGATTTTCGCAGATAATGGGCTTGAAGTACCGAAAACTTGGGATGACTTTATAAAATTGAATGATACATTACTAGAAAAAGGTATTACACCGATTGCGATGGGAACGAAGGAAAGCTGGCTATTATCGCTATTACACGGTATTGTCGGACCAGCTATTTATGAAGGAAATGATTTCTACAAGGCAGTGCTTGCAGGTGAAAAGGATTTTACGGATCCGGCATTCATAGAATCTATTCAAGTGATGAATGACTTGAAAAAGTACTTCCCTGCAAATTCAGAGGGATTAGGGATGGATGATATTCGCACACTCTTTGCGCTGGAAGAAGCAGCAATGTTTCCTTTAGGAAGCTGGGAGATTCCAGTCGTGTTAGAAATGAATCCAGATTTAGATTTCGGCTACTTCCCGATGCCATCCAAAACGGGTAATAAAACAGTGACAACATGGGTGGATGGTTCATTTGCGATTAATGCAAAGTCCAAAAATAAGGAAGCAGCTAAAGTATTTTTAGCGTTTTTAACTACAAAGGAATTTGGTGAGTTATTCGTCAGGGAATTCTCAATGATCAGTGCAATTCCTGGCATTTCATCTGACAACGCATTGTTAAATGATTTAAGTAAATCAACGGAGAATGAAGCAACACCATACATGTGGGTAACCAACTTTACTGGTGGGGATCCGACAACCAAGACCGTACTTGAAACTGAATTACAAGGAATGTATTTAGGTCAAGTGAAGCAAGAAGAGGTTGCGGCAAAAGTGCAGGACAATGCGAAAACTTGGTTCGTACCATTCCAAAAATAG
- a CDS encoding serine hydrolase domain-containing protein translates to MDSLVVEGRIPGGVLIIQQQNKRIMTQSFGAYSAADLSTQKVTTYTLFDLASLTKIVATLPATLLLLSRREIKLTDTVQTFLPTFRFPTVEIQHLLQHSSGLAADLVPSVRRHHQRDVMKEVLSSDVIAQPGMQVLYSDLGMILLGKIIERVSGESLDYFVDREIAKPWGMHNTQYKLLKEQRMQAASTEMVDSKFVQGIVHDEKALLLQEVSGSAGLFSSAEDLATFAQYWLGISQQSVIPFDWMTLAYTKIMDNRGLGFEVWNGNDSSSCFGRRWTRGSFGHTGFTGTSIWMNPLKKAFVILLTNAVHYGRDRGFMEIREKIHTMIFEELIT, encoded by the coding sequence ATGGATAGTTTAGTTGTGGAGGGAAGAATTCCAGGTGGCGTCCTTATCATACAACAACAAAACAAACGCATCATGACGCAAAGCTTTGGTGCCTATAGTGCTGCAGATTTAAGTACACAAAAAGTAACAACCTATACATTATTTGATTTGGCATCATTGACGAAAATCGTGGCGACATTGCCCGCGACTTTGTTATTGCTTAGTAGGCGTGAAATAAAGCTCACAGATACAGTACAAACCTTTTTGCCAACGTTTAGATTTCCTACAGTAGAAATACAACATCTTTTACAACATAGTTCAGGACTTGCTGCTGATTTAGTTCCATCAGTAAGAAGACATCATCAAAGGGATGTGATGAAGGAAGTATTATCTTCAGACGTAATCGCTCAACCGGGCATGCAAGTACTTTATAGTGATCTAGGTATGATTTTATTAGGTAAAATAATCGAAAGGGTTTCTGGAGAATCTCTTGATTATTTCGTAGATAGAGAAATTGCTAAGCCCTGGGGAATGCATAATACACAGTATAAGCTGTTAAAAGAGCAACGAATGCAAGCAGCTTCAACAGAAATGGTTGACAGTAAATTTGTACAGGGCATTGTACATGATGAAAAGGCATTGCTACTTCAAGAAGTATCCGGTAGTGCAGGTTTATTTTCAAGTGCTGAAGATTTAGCAACATTTGCACAGTATTGGTTAGGCATTTCTCAGCAGTCGGTCATACCATTCGATTGGATGACTTTAGCCTATACAAAAATAATGGATAACAGAGGGCTTGGCTTTGAAGTTTGGAATGGCAATGATTCATCATCTTGTTTTGGTAGGAGGTGGACTAGGGGGTCTTTTGGACATACAGGATTTACGGGTACAAGTATTTGGATGAATCCGTTGAAAAAAGCCTTTGTCATTTTATTAACAAACGCTGTTCATTATGGTAGAGACAGAGGTTTTATGGAGATTAGAGAAAAAATTCATACGATGATATTTGAAGAACTAATTACATGA
- a CDS encoding MauE/DoxX family redox-associated membrane protein, whose product MERKLRDLKEHTQKKSIKNFLKVSSVHLCITIISFIMIYSGFSKVINIYEFINNLYYYKHIPESLFLIIGYGIPIIEIFIGVAIWVPNVRSKIIIGYQLLIGSFMVLFIVHFGSFMPQGCGCFGSSQGETISFLTILRESLFFLPAWIYFFLVQSEKYRKHMLKI is encoded by the coding sequence GTGGAGAGGAAATTAAGAGACTTGAAGGAGCATACTCAGAAAAAAAGTATAAAGAATTTTTTGAAAGTAAGTAGTGTACATTTATGTATAACAATTATATCATTTATAATGATCTACTCAGGTTTCTCAAAAGTTATTAATATTTATGAGTTTATTAATAATTTATATTATTATAAACATATACCTGAAAGTTTATTTTTAATTATTGGATACGGCATTCCAATAATTGAAATATTTATTGGAGTAGCTATTTGGGTTCCTAATGTACGAAGTAAAATTATTATCGGGTATCAGCTTCTAATTGGTAGTTTTATGGTTTTATTTATTGTTCATTTTGGCTCCTTTATGCCACAAGGGTGTGGTTGTTTTGGTAGTAGTCAAGGTGAAACAATCTCTTTCTTAACAATTTTGCGAGAAAGTCTATTTTTCCTTCCTGCTTGGATTTATTTTTTCTTGGTCCAATCAGAAAAATACAGAAAACATATGCTGAAAATATAA
- a CDS encoding thioredoxin family protein, whose amino-acid sequence MSKSKKKLIWTLIISINIIALYIMLNQYNSQESLYDQQITVNELEKIVESEDGYYVYYFQPNCANCKEISPYLIPLGEKQKEGFATVNLVKNKQGWEKFDITKTPTVVFYNSGEEIKRLEGAYSEKKYKEFFESK is encoded by the coding sequence ATGAGTAAATCAAAAAAAAAATTAATTTGGACTTTAATTATAAGTATTAATATCATTGCATTATATATTATGTTGAATCAATACAATTCTCAAGAGAGTCTATATGATCAACAAATTACAGTAAATGAATTAGAAAAAATAGTTGAAAGTGAAGATGGATATTATGTTTATTATTTTCAGCCTAATTGCGCGAATTGTAAAGAAATTTCTCCTTATTTAATACCTTTAGGTGAAAAACAAAAAGAAGGATTTGCGACAGTTAACTTAGTTAAAAATAAGCAAGGATGGGAAAAGTTCGATATAACTAAAACGCCAACAGTTGTATTTTATAATAGTGGAGAGGAAATTAAGAGACTTGAAGGAGCATACTCAGAAAAAAAGTATAAAGAATTTTTTGAAAGTAAGTAG
- a CDS encoding peptidase domain-containing ABC transporter — protein sequence MMRRISFCMLRFRKKTRYRVPLIEQMHQSECGLCCLQMILSYYHCEISLPEIREKVGGGRDGFNLLTIKELANSYSMDSQGKKLEYDMLHHLPLPAILFWEGRHYVVLEKVKKDKYFIVDPALGRLELTGDQIRDKYSGFALTVTPNKEFKAFKNKKSKLRYFKGITSSLKIIMVLLVVSLLIQLTTLAVPILIKNIIDNTTTVEEIGISNTIGLSIILLIGLQLLFSYIHGIFLIKLQNRLDTTFMSSFISHLFLLPYKFFEVRSSGDLILRTNSNIAIREIVSTQLISSILNIFMIITLFIYMIVQSVGMALSILSIGILQITIIFLSKNKLKMYSKSEIVTESSTSSFLTESIHGVSVIKSMGIEEEIHSKWSELFNNQIKASTNLARFKLKIDIIVSALNFASPLIIIWIGVHQVVAGAMTLGTLFAFQTIAVSFLTPLNQLALSISDIVKIETLLERIFDILDTKAESEVKSKQIKQLKGDISLEDVSFKYDKHSSEVLDSISLEIKSGMKVAIIGKTGSGKSTLAALLVGLYEQSNGNIIFDYQNLKTLNKSDLRKKIGVVMQDDYLFNQSIKANITMYNPLVTFQDVEEAAKSAEIYDEILKMPMEFETIISETGSNISGGQRQRIALARALAKKPSILLLDEATSALDTITESKIDHNLNNLKCTRIVIAHRLSTVINSDLIILLDEGKIIATGSHYELISNSSEYKDFYKKKSVKGNNFLKDDEMQLEENWIFK from the coding sequence ATGATGAGGAGAATAAGTTTCTGTATGCTTAGATTCAGAAAAAAGACAAGATATAGAGTCCCCTTAATTGAACAAATGCATCAATCAGAGTGTGGTTTGTGCTGCTTGCAAATGATTTTATCTTACTATCATTGTGAAATAAGTTTGCCAGAAATTCGTGAGAAAGTAGGGGGAGGAAGAGATGGTTTTAATTTATTAACAATTAAAGAATTAGCCAATTCTTATTCTATGGATAGTCAAGGGAAAAAACTTGAATATGATATGTTACATCACCTACCTCTTCCAGCTATTCTCTTTTGGGAGGGTAGACATTATGTCGTTCTGGAAAAAGTTAAAAAAGATAAATATTTCATTGTAGATCCAGCGTTAGGTAGGTTAGAGTTAACTGGAGATCAAATTAGAGACAAGTACTCAGGATTTGCTTTGACTGTTACTCCTAATAAGGAGTTTAAAGCCTTTAAAAATAAAAAATCTAAACTTCGTTATTTTAAGGGAATAACAAGTAGTTTGAAAATTATTATGGTCTTATTAGTCGTTTCCCTATTGATCCAGTTAACTACTTTAGCAGTACCAATATTAATAAAAAACATCATTGATAATACCACAACTGTTGAAGAAATAGGAATCTCAAATACTATAGGACTCTCTATTATACTTTTAATAGGTCTACAGCTTTTATTTTCTTATATTCATGGTATTTTTCTAATTAAATTGCAAAATCGATTAGACACAACTTTTATGAGTAGCTTTATATCTCATTTGTTTTTACTACCATATAAATTTTTTGAAGTACGATCAAGTGGCGATTTAATTCTAAGAACAAATAGTAATATAGCAATTCGCGAGATTGTGTCTACCCAGCTAATTTCGTCTATTTTAAATATTTTTATGATCATAACTTTATTTATTTATATGATAGTTCAGTCAGTAGGAATGGCCTTAAGTATACTATCTATTGGCATTTTACAAATAACTATAATATTTTTATCTAAAAATAAACTGAAAATGTACTCAAAATCAGAAATTGTAACAGAATCCAGTACAAGTAGTTTTTTAACTGAATCTATTCATGGGGTATCTGTTATAAAATCTATGGGGATTGAAGAGGAAATCCATTCGAAATGGTCAGAATTATTTAATAATCAAATTAAAGCATCAACTAATCTAGCAAGATTTAAATTGAAAATAGATATTATTGTAAGTGCTCTGAACTTTGCATCCCCCTTGATAATTATATGGATTGGTGTACATCAGGTAGTCGCTGGGGCAATGACACTTGGAACTTTATTTGCATTTCAAACCATAGCAGTTTCTTTTTTAACGCCTTTAAACCAATTAGCTTTGTCTATTAGTGATATTGTGAAAATTGAAACCTTATTAGAACGAATATTTGATATTTTAGATACAAAAGCAGAAAGCGAAGTTAAATCTAAACAAATAAAGCAACTTAAAGGGGATATTTCTTTAGAAGATGTGAGTTTTAAGTATGATAAACACAGTTCTGAAGTATTAGACAGCATTTCTCTAGAAATTAAGAGTGGAATGAAAGTAGCTATTATTGGAAAAACAGGTTCGGGAAAAAGTACACTGGCTGCATTATTAGTAGGACTATATGAACAAAGTAATGGAAATATAATTTTTGATTATCAGAATTTAAAAACATTAAACAAATCTGATCTACGAAAAAAAATAGGTGTAGTTATGCAAGATGATTATTTATTTAATCAATCTATAAAAGCAAATATAACAATGTATAACCCACTAGTTACTTTTCAAGATGTAGAAGAAGCAGCAAAATCAGCCGAAATTTATGATGAAATCTTAAAAATGCCTATGGAGTTTGAAACAATTATTTCAGAAACGGGTTCAAATATTTCAGGAGGTCAGAGACAGCGTATTGCTTTAGCAAGGGCACTTGCTAAGAAACCTTCAATATTACTTTTAGATGAGGCTACAAGTGCATTAGATACTATAACAGAAAGTAAGATTGACCATAATCTCAATAATTTAAAATGTACTAGAATTGTTATTGCCCACAGGTTAAGTACAGTTATAAATTCGGATTTAATAATATTGTTAGACGAGGGGAAAATTATAGCAACTGGTTCACACTATGAACTTATTTCCAATAGCTCGGAATATAAGGATTTTTATAAAAAAAAATCAGTTAAAGGCAATAATTTTTTGAAGGATGACGAAATGCAATTGGAAGAAAATTGGATATTTAAATGA
- a CDS encoding type 2 lanthipeptide synthetase LanM family protein, which yields MDTVGKTLGNLEWHNALFLDERIGDFNIPRLEIKGDLINEWIVSTGLHNKNLLSHRLKADKLSYKEFQNILSTTNKNNNYINMPWFKYLKEVFEKSYIEITDNELDNDYKSKVPFVEFNIPFLEHVKELLLKKLKVWKKEYNLRISLETTLSSILKEISNKILDLSYKVLIYELNKDRIEKNLIGDTPEERYQYFIKTRLGSKEKILTFLLEYPVLARLISTTTERVSLFLLAAIKHFIEDRTEITGKIKGDFSDISNICMMGDTHNDGKCVLKFEFSSGDNLIYKPHSLKVDFHFQELLLWFNKKMIKNPITVIGIIDKGEYGWMEYIPYKECNSLKEVKKYYEIQGQYLAILYMLNATDFHFENIIASGADPFFVDLEALFHNEVIISEEQTATSKAQKELSNSVLRTMLLPIAIKHKDDLNLDVSGLGGHGKQKYTGHQIINLSTDEMKIKMATLYTEEQSNQPRLQGNIMTPENYNNEINSGFSNAYKIILDNKQELLSETGPLYAFKDARVRKILRQTVSYAGMLDASTHPKYLKNGLSRVQLFDFMWKAGENSELFNKVIPSECRDLLNGDIPYFSSNCDSSILLDQRGKEIKDLYRQDSFSNVIKKIKSMSHNDCKIQMHYISQSLNTLRYLENPTPIQSTNVKYDESIGHYYEQNKRIFLQEAIRIAEIIEKQAVWGDKKDDITWISTGININDQIEYKVMDVGLYDGIMGVCLFYGYLGKVTGDEKYSNIARACLNTVLSQYINKEQKQPMISAFIGHASVIYTISHLADIWKDTSLLSYCEQLIQDLDHLIANDNVYDFLGGSAGAIIVCLDFYKQTGYKKALEVAIKCGDHLLKNYKKTEKGIYWISKSRENANPLAGLSHGVTGISWALLRLYRITQRNEYKVAALKGLEYEHTLYNNEIKNWADMREKESSYSVFWCHGASGVGLGRLMMLDEYNHENIKRDLDNAIFTTINYGFQQSSHSLCHGDLGNLDLLLLASRKLNNTLLKKEAYLKAGLIFEEFKTHNFQWKCGVPGEDPTPNLMLGLSGIGYELLRLFDEENIPSVLVLEPPVNNSLSKSTKKEKFVSI from the coding sequence ATGGATACAGTTGGAAAAACTTTGGGTAACCTTGAATGGCATAATGCACTTTTTTTAGATGAGAGAATAGGTGATTTTAACATACCCCGATTGGAGATTAAAGGGGACTTAATTAATGAATGGATAGTAAGTACCGGGTTACATAATAAGAATCTGCTTAGTCATCGATTAAAAGCAGATAAGTTATCTTATAAGGAATTTCAAAATATTCTTTCAACTACAAATAAAAATAATAACTATATTAATATGCCTTGGTTTAAGTATCTTAAGGAAGTTTTTGAGAAAAGTTATATAGAAATAACAGATAATGAATTGGATAATGATTACAAGTCTAAAGTTCCTTTTGTTGAATTTAATATACCGTTTCTCGAACATGTGAAAGAATTACTATTAAAAAAATTGAAAGTGTGGAAAAAAGAATATAATCTTAGAATTTCTTTAGAAACTACACTATCTTCTATATTAAAAGAAATATCTAATAAAATTCTTGATTTATCATATAAAGTTTTAATTTACGAACTTAATAAAGATAGAATTGAAAAAAATTTAATTGGAGATACACCAGAAGAACGATATCAATACTTTATAAAAACAAGATTAGGAAGCAAAGAAAAAATTTTGACCTTTCTTTTAGAATATCCTGTCTTAGCACGTTTGATTAGTACAACTACGGAACGCGTATCACTGTTTTTGTTAGCAGCAATAAAACATTTTATAGAAGATCGTACAGAAATCACCGGAAAAATTAAGGGTGACTTTTCTGATATAAGTAATATTTGCATGATGGGGGATACACATAATGATGGAAAATGTGTTTTAAAATTTGAATTTTCTTCGGGAGATAATTTAATTTATAAACCCCATTCTTTAAAGGTTGATTTTCATTTTCAAGAGTTACTGCTTTGGTTTAATAAGAAAATGATAAAAAATCCAATTACAGTAATAGGGATAATTGATAAAGGTGAATACGGTTGGATGGAATATATTCCCTATAAAGAATGTAATTCATTAAAAGAAGTAAAAAAATATTATGAAATTCAGGGACAATATCTTGCCATACTTTATATGTTAAATGCAACTGACTTTCATTTTGAAAACATAATTGCTAGTGGGGCAGATCCATTTTTTGTTGATTTAGAAGCTCTTTTCCATAATGAGGTAATAATTAGTGAAGAACAAACTGCTACTAGTAAAGCACAAAAGGAACTTAGTAATTCAGTGTTAAGAACTATGCTTCTCCCGATAGCTATAAAACACAAGGATGATTTAAACCTTGATGTTAGTGGCCTTGGTGGACATGGAAAACAAAAATATACTGGACATCAGATAATAAACCTTTCTACGGATGAAATGAAGATTAAAATGGCTACCTTATATACAGAAGAACAAAGTAATCAACCTAGACTTCAAGGAAATATAATGACTCCTGAAAATTACAATAATGAAATTAATTCTGGTTTTAGCAATGCTTATAAAATTATTTTGGATAATAAACAAGAATTACTTTCAGAAACGGGTCCTTTATACGCCTTTAAAGATGCAAGAGTCAGGAAAATATTAAGACAAACTGTTTCATATGCAGGTATGCTTGATGCTAGTACACATCCTAAATATTTAAAGAATGGTTTAAGTCGTGTTCAGCTTTTTGATTTCATGTGGAAGGCAGGGGAAAATTCTGAACTCTTTAATAAAGTAATACCTTCAGAATGTAGAGACTTATTAAATGGTGATATTCCATACTTCTCATCTAATTGTGATTCATCTATTCTTTTAGACCAGCGTGGTAAGGAAATAAAAGATTTATATAGACAGGATAGTTTTTCAAATGTAATTAAAAAGATTAAGTCAATGAGTCATAATGATTGTAAGATACAGATGCATTATATTAGTCAATCACTAAATACACTAAGGTACTTGGAAAACCCAACACCAATTCAAAGTACAAATGTAAAGTATGATGAAAGTATTGGACATTATTATGAACAAAATAAACGAATATTTTTACAAGAAGCAATTAGAATAGCTGAAATTATTGAAAAACAGGCGGTGTGGGGAGATAAAAAAGATGATATCACATGGATTAGTACAGGAATAAATATTAACGATCAGATTGAATATAAAGTTATGGATGTTGGTCTTTATGATGGTATTATGGGGGTTTGCCTATTTTATGGCTATTTAGGAAAAGTAACTGGTGATGAAAAATACAGTAATATAGCAAGAGCCTGTTTAAATACTGTACTAAGCCAATATATTAATAAAGAACAAAAACAGCCAATGATTTCAGCCTTTATAGGTCATGCATCTGTTATATATACCATCTCTCATCTAGCTGATATTTGGAAAGATACTTCATTATTATCATATTGCGAGCAATTAATACAAGATTTAGATCATTTAATTGCTAATGATAATGTATATGATTTTTTAGGCGGGAGTGCAGGAGCCATAATAGTATGTTTAGATTTTTATAAACAGACTGGATATAAAAAAGCATTGGAGGTTGCAATAAAATGCGGCGACCATTTATTAAAAAATTATAAAAAAACAGAAAAAGGGATATATTGGATCTCTAAATCGAGAGAAAATGCTAATCCTCTTGCTGGGCTTTCTCATGGAGTTACAGGTATTTCATGGGCTTTACTGCGTCTATACAGAATTACACAGAGAAATGAATATAAAGTAGCAGCACTAAAAGGTCTAGAATATGAACATACTCTTTATAATAATGAAATAAAAAATTGGGCTGATATGAGAGAAAAAGAATCGAGTTACTCAGTATTTTGGTGTCATGGTGCTTCTGGAGTCGGCTTAGGTCGGTTAATGATGTTAGATGAATATAACCATGAGAATATAAAAAGAGATCTAGATAATGCCATTTTTACAACAATTAACTATGGGTTTCAACAAAGTAGTCATTCCCTTTGTCATGGGGATTTAGGTAATTTAGATTTACTTTTATTGGCTTCAAGAAAACTAAACAATACTTTATTAAAAAAGGAAGCCTATTTAAAAGCTGGATTAATTTTCGAAGAATTCAAAACACATAATTTTCAATGGAAATGTGGAGTTCCTGGAGAAGATCCAACACCTAACTTAATGTTAGGATTGTCTGGGATAGGATATGAATTACTTAGATTATTTGACGAAGAAAATATACCCTCAGTATTAGTATTGGAACCTCCTGTAAATAATAGCTTATCTAAAAGTACTAAGAAAGAAAAGTTTGTATCTATTTAA
- a CDS encoding type A2 lanthipeptide, which translates to MENKNEKALEAIIDVSNEELSELSGGGSCGVVCTLTAECYYGTVLKKCCPKK; encoded by the coding sequence ATGGAAAACAAAAACGAAAAAGCATTAGAGGCTATCATCGATGTTTCAAACGAAGAACTATCTGAATTGTCAGGTGGTGGATCTTGTGGAGTAGTTTGTACTTTAACTGCAGAATGCTATTATGGAACGGTTCTAAAAAAATGTTGCCCTAAGAAGTAA
- a CDS encoding accessory gene regulator ArgB-like protein yields MLIISIKEGIIIITKVAHYYSSYLCKKVNREEEKEVIAYGIEIVLGAVLKIFTIVLLGFLLGIICEVSIGLIAFSLLRVVSGGFHFQHFLLCYLTSIGGISIISYLSKYVLADQDLFTLPLFQSFFFFIVTSILVIFKPLINSNRPYHNKQNLYLILSIAVVSLLLSFALFLQKTNPSLSITINLCVLAQSLSLIRRKKYNVS; encoded by the coding sequence ATGTTAATAATATCTATTAAGGAGGGAATTATAATAATCACAAAAGTTGCTCATTACTATTCTAGTTATCTATGTAAAAAAGTTAATAGGGAAGAAGAAAAAGAGGTAATTGCATATGGAATAGAAATAGTTTTGGGAGCTGTATTGAAAATTTTCACTATTGTTTTGCTGGGTTTTTTATTAGGAATCATTTGCGAAGTATCTATAGGATTAATTGCTTTTTCTCTTTTACGCGTTGTCTCTGGTGGATTTCATTTTCAGCATTTTTTACTATGTTATTTAACGTCAATTGGTGGTATTTCAATCATTTCTTATCTATCAAAGTACGTTTTAGCCGATCAAGATCTATTTACCTTACCGTTATTTCAGTCTTTCTTTTTTTTTATAGTAACTAGTATTTTAGTAATCTTTAAACCTTTAATTAATTCGAATCGGCCATATCATAACAAGCAGAATTTATACCTTATATTATCTATCGCTGTAGTTAGCTTACTATTATCTTTTGCTCTATTTTTACAAAAAACTAATCCCAGTTTATCAATTACTATTAATTTATGCGTTTTAGCTCAATCTTTATCATTAATAAGGAGGAAAAAATATAATGTTAGTTAA
- a CDS encoding cyclic lactone autoinducer peptide: MLVKLIFSILKSLATLEVSTASFFLVHEPTIPEKLRKSTSNK, translated from the coding sequence ATGTTAGTTAAATTAATATTTTCCATTTTAAAGAGTCTGGCAACATTAGAAGTTTCTACTGCTAGTTTTTTCTTAGTACATGAGCCCACGATACCAGAGAAATTACGTAAATCAACAAGTAACAAGTAA